The nucleotide sequence TCTATGCCGCACTCGAAATCGCGGCTCGACGCCTGAACACCGACGTCCTGGACGTCTTTCACAAAGCGCTCAATAACGTGAAGCCCGTTCTCGAAGTGAAATCCCGCCGCGTCGGCGGCTCTACCTATCAGGTGCCCGTCGAAGTGAGATCGGAACGGCGAACCAGCCTCGCCATGCGCTGGATCATCAGCTTCGCGCGCCAGCGAAATGAGAAGACCATGCAGGAAAAATTGGCAGGCGAGTTTATGGACGCCTATAAGGGCGAAGGATCATCAATTAAGAAAAAAGAGGATACCCACAGGATGGCCGAAGCGAACAAGGCATTTGCCCATTATCGCTGGTAATCGGCTTTGACAGATATTAATTATGGATAACGCAGCAGCAGGAAAAATAAACGGCAAAGGAAATACGCCAACGGTCGGCCGTGGGCGCACGCAGTCTGGTATGCCTTCACGAGATAAAATGGATCGGCGCCATCCTCTGTCACACACGCGCAATATCGGAATCATGGCTCACATCGACGCCGGCAAGACAACGATCACCGAACGGATCCTCTACTATACCGGCCGCACGTACAAGATGGGCGAGGTGCACGAAGGCGCCGCAGAGATGGACTGGATGGAACAGGAAAAGGAGCGGGGTATCACCATCACTTCCGCTGCGACCACCTGCTATTGGAAAAACCACCGCATCAATATCATCGATACGCCCGGCCACGTCGATTTCACGGTCGAAGTCGAACGGTCTCTGAGAGTGCTCGATGGCGCCATTGCCGTCTTTGACGGCGTTGCCGGAGTCGAACCGCAAACGGAAACAGTATGGCGGCAGGCCGATAAATACCGGGTTCCCCGCATCGCATTCGTCAACAAAATGGACCGCGTCGGCGCAGACATGGACATGTGCGTCAAATCGATGCGTACCCGCCTGGGCGCCAAACCCGTCGCCATACAGATGCCGGTGGGCCGCGAGGAAAGCTTCTCCGGGATGGTCGACCTCGTCTCTATGAAAGCTTATCATTACGATGATGAGAGTCTCGGCGCAACATATGATGAAATCCCTGTGCCCGCCGAGCTTGCGGCTGCAGCCGAGGCCGGACACCACGCCATCATAGAGATACTGGCCGAAGAAGATGACGAAATCACCGAAAAGTACCTCGAAGGAAAAACAATACCCCAGGAGGAGATCGAGGCCGCCCTCAGACGCTGCACGCTTGCCGGAAAACTGTTCCCCGTCCTGTGCGGAGCCGCCTTCCGGAACAAAGGCATCCAAATTCTTCTCGACGCCATCATAAAATATCTGCCGGCCCCGATAGACGTATTACCGGTGCAAGGATTTTCTCCCACAAAGAAGAAGGATGAACTCCGGCACCCGAGCGATGACGAACCTTTCGCCGCTCTCGCATTCAAGGTTATGAACGACCCGTTTGTCGGAAAGTTGACTTACTTCCGTGTCTACTCCGGAACCGCG is from Candidatus Abyssobacteria bacterium SURF_5 and encodes:
- a CDS encoding 30S ribosomal protein S7 codes for the protein MPRRKAAVKRAPLPDPKYNSQLVSSFISTLMARGKKSIAEETVYAALEIAARRLNTDVLDVFHKALNNVKPVLEVKSRRVGGSTYQVPVEVRSERRTSLAMRWIISFARQRNEKTMQEKLAGEFMDAYKGEGSSIKKKEDTHRMAEANKAFAHYRW